In Archangium lipolyticum, the following are encoded in one genomic region:
- a CDS encoding cation:proton antiporter domain-containing protein has translation MHAVSHNALTLLIVQFIVIIGLSRLIGRGARWLGQPLVIAEVLAGIFLGPSLLGWLAPEAMEWLFPASSMSALKMLSQVGLILFMFLIGLELDPKLLKGRGHASVVISHTSIIVPFGLGAGAALWLYPRLSEPSVPFSSFVLFMGVAMSITAFPVLARILTERRLLGSKVGAMTITCAAVDDVTAWCLLAFVVSIVRASDLMHAGLTTLFAMLYIAFMLGVVRPFLARLGARVANKEGLNQNGVALTLMMLLASAWATELIGIHALFGAFMMGSVIPKEGGLAQALAEKLEDVAVVLLLPLFFAFSGLRTEIGLLSTGDHWVMCGVIILLACLGKFGGSAVAARLTGMRWREAGALGILMNTRGLMELIVLNIGLDLGVISPTLFTMMVVMALVTTFMTTPLLRWIYPPEEMARDQVSFTPEAPLAEAPPFTVLMCVSHEQAGAGMVTLGRALLGTPSPSSQLYALHLIRPTERASFHLRHDPEKASGNTLAPLLGRASTLGLEVRPLSFVSAEPGLDICRTAEAKQASLILLGWHKPLFSRTMLGGTVHEVMQEAGTDVAVLVDRGLENVRRVLVPFIGSPHDRAALGLARRLLQHSAAEVTVLHVTQSEGTREHTSTRPLVEELFPGGSGRVHFKVVAHDSPEDAALEECRHGYDLVVAGVGAEWGLEDQLFGLRGERLLREAPTSLLIVRHSAAAPAAEATSRTEAVPSLSAGNAAS, from the coding sequence ATGCACGCCGTCTCACACAACGCACTCACCCTGCTAATCGTACAATTCATCGTCATCATCGGGCTTTCCCGGCTGATTGGACGGGGTGCGCGCTGGCTGGGGCAACCGCTGGTCATCGCGGAGGTGCTCGCGGGCATCTTCCTGGGGCCCTCGCTGCTGGGGTGGCTGGCCCCCGAGGCCATGGAGTGGCTGTTCCCGGCCAGCAGCATGTCGGCGCTGAAGATGCTGAGCCAGGTGGGGCTCATCCTCTTCATGTTCCTCATCGGGCTGGAGTTGGACCCGAAGCTGCTCAAGGGCCGGGGACATGCCTCGGTGGTCATCAGCCACACCAGCATCATCGTGCCCTTCGGACTGGGGGCGGGGGCGGCGCTGTGGCTCTACCCGCGCCTGTCCGAGCCCTCGGTGCCCTTCTCCTCCTTCGTGCTCTTCATGGGCGTGGCGATGAGCATCACCGCCTTCCCGGTGCTGGCGCGCATCCTCACCGAGCGGCGGCTGCTGGGCTCCAAGGTGGGGGCCATGACCATCACCTGCGCGGCGGTGGACGACGTGACGGCGTGGTGCCTGCTGGCCTTCGTCGTCTCCATCGTGCGCGCCTCGGACCTGATGCACGCGGGACTCACCACGCTCTTCGCGATGCTCTACATCGCCTTCATGCTGGGCGTGGTGCGGCCCTTCCTGGCCCGGCTGGGCGCGCGCGTGGCCAACAAGGAGGGGCTCAACCAGAACGGTGTCGCCCTGACGCTGATGATGTTGCTGGCCTCCGCGTGGGCCACGGAGCTCATCGGCATCCATGCCCTCTTCGGCGCCTTCATGATGGGCTCCGTCATCCCCAAGGAGGGCGGGCTGGCGCAGGCGCTGGCCGAGAAGCTCGAGGACGTGGCGGTGGTGCTGCTGCTGCCCCTCTTCTTCGCCTTCAGCGGACTGCGGACGGAGATCGGCCTGCTGTCCACCGGCGACCACTGGGTGATGTGCGGCGTCATCATCCTCCTGGCCTGTCTGGGCAAGTTCGGTGGCAGCGCGGTGGCCGCGCGGCTCACCGGCATGCGCTGGCGTGAGGCGGGGGCGCTCGGCATCCTGATGAACACCCGCGGGTTGATGGAGCTCATCGTGCTCAACATCGGCCTGGACCTGGGCGTCATCTCTCCCACGCTCTTCACCATGATGGTGGTGATGGCGCTGGTGACGACGTTCATGACGACGCCGCTGCTGCGGTGGATCTACCCCCCCGAGGAGATGGCCCGGGACCAGGTGTCGTTCACCCCCGAGGCCCCGCTGGCGGAGGCGCCCCCCTTCACCGTGCTGATGTGCGTCTCCCACGAGCAGGCCGGAGCCGGCATGGTCACCCTGGGGCGTGCGCTCCTCGGTACGCCCTCGCCATCCTCCCAGCTCTACGCGCTGCACCTCATCCGCCCCACGGAGCGCGCCTCCTTCCACCTGCGGCATGATCCGGAGAAGGCCAGCGGCAACACCCTGGCGCCCCTGCTGGGACGCGCGAGCACGCTGGGTCTGGAGGTGAGGCCGCTGTCGTTCGTGTCGGCCGAGCCGGGGCTGGACATCTGCCGCACGGCCGAGGCCAAGCAGGCCAGCCTCATCCTGCTGGGCTGGCACAAGCCGCTCTTCAGCCGCACGATGCTGGGCGGCACCGTGCACGAGGTGATGCAGGAGGCGGGCACGGACGTGGCGGTGCTGGTGGACCGGGGCCTGGAGAACGTGCGCCGGGTGCTGGTGCCCTTCATCGGCAGCCCGCATGACCGGGCGGCCCTGGGGCTGGCCCGGCGCCTGCTGCAGCACTCCGCCGCCGAGGTGACGGTGCTGCACGTCACCCAGTCCGAGGGCACGCGCGAGCACACGAGTACCCGCCCCCTGGTCGAGGAGCTCTTCCCGGGGGGCTCCGGGCGGGTGCACTTCAAGGTGGTGGCGCACGACTCGCCCGAGGACGCGGCGTTGGAGGAGTGCCGGCACGGGTATGACCTGGTGGTGGCGGGTGTGGGCGCGGAGTGGGGCCTGGAGGATCAGCTCTTCGGCTTGCGCGGCGAGCGGCTCCTCCGGGAAGCTCCCACCTCGTTGCTCATCGTGCGACACTCGGCCGCCGCCCCCGCCGCGGAGGCCACTTCCAGGACGGAGGCGGTCCCCTCGCTGTCCGCGGGCAACGCCGCCTCCTGA
- a CDS encoding TraR/DksA family transcriptional regulator produces the protein MTNGSPEGPPPPWPDIHRTVLSTLDALASSTGWIPTAATVGIEPIFERVLKQICEPQGVTPSAYIDVLTRDATLRGEVQKRLATLMENPALVSMRREAQRREAEHQLHILHYLLSGQKPPDWVWTSLEEEQQQQLRDAAESGEEKDPVLLPRVQGALKKLATAPTTYGQCEDCGTPILLERLQLVPWAECCAACQRKREGVPDEPPEPQVPILYF, from the coding sequence ATGACGAACGGCTCCCCAGAAGGTCCCCCGCCTCCATGGCCCGACATCCACCGGACGGTGCTCTCCACGCTCGATGCGCTGGCCTCGTCCACCGGGTGGATTCCCACCGCCGCGACCGTTGGTATCGAACCGATCTTCGAGCGCGTGCTGAAGCAGATCTGCGAGCCCCAGGGAGTGACCCCCTCGGCCTACATCGACGTCCTCACCCGGGACGCCACGCTGCGCGGTGAGGTCCAGAAGCGCCTGGCGACGTTGATGGAGAACCCGGCACTCGTGAGCATGCGCCGCGAGGCCCAGCGCCGCGAGGCCGAGCACCAGCTCCACATCCTCCACTACCTGCTGTCGGGCCAGAAGCCGCCCGACTGGGTGTGGACGTCGCTCGAGGAGGAGCAGCAGCAGCAGCTCCGCGACGCGGCCGAGTCGGGCGAGGAGAAGGATCCCGTCCTGCTCCCCCGCGTGCAGGGGGCGCTGAAGAAGCTGGCCACGGCCCCCACCACCTACGGCCAGTGCGAGGACTGCGGCACGCCCATCCTCCTGGAGCGCCTGCAGCTGGTGCCCTGGGCGGAGTGCTGCGCCGCCTGCCAACGCAAGCGCGAGGGCGTCCCGGACGAGCCGCCGGAGCCCCAGGTTCCCATCCTCTATTTCTGA
- a CDS encoding ATP-grasp domain-containing protein: MRIGVFGPAADVQCRAVAREAAALGADTLFIEPDALDRGLPLSMLDGQTFYLGEPVGDVRGFYLRGIPAPYAPSVERNGELVLYEDWFTTFMHTRERASYYVAWLLQLAHRGATLVNGPHAASVMQYKPFQLHALRSLGARVPRTLISNDPAAIRAFHADVKDVIFKPIMGGAVTRVLDDEALGRLEDVTASPVIFQERVPGADLRVMLVGEEIVSSVAIETPEQHLDFRADPVYSGGGASYREVPLPAPIQRFCREAARACGLTFAGIDIKQLGDDWVFLELNSSPIYLDVELKLGHPISRAIARRVVEGARAQK, from the coding sequence TTGAGAATCGGCGTCTTTGGCCCGGCGGCGGATGTGCAGTGCAGGGCGGTGGCGCGCGAGGCCGCCGCGCTCGGCGCGGACACGCTCTTCATCGAGCCCGATGCGCTCGACCGGGGTCTGCCGCTGTCGATGCTCGATGGGCAGACGTTCTATCTCGGTGAGCCGGTGGGCGATGTCCGGGGCTTCTACCTCCGCGGCATCCCCGCTCCCTACGCCCCGTCCGTGGAGCGCAATGGGGAGCTCGTCCTCTACGAGGACTGGTTCACCACCTTCATGCACACGCGCGAGCGGGCCTCGTACTACGTGGCGTGGTTGCTCCAGCTCGCCCACCGGGGCGCCACGCTGGTCAACGGCCCTCATGCGGCGAGCGTCATGCAGTACAAGCCCTTCCAGCTCCACGCGCTCAGGAGCCTCGGGGCGCGGGTGCCCCGGACGCTCATCTCGAACGACCCGGCCGCCATCCGCGCCTTCCACGCCGACGTGAAGGACGTCATCTTCAAGCCCATCATGGGCGGGGCCGTCACCCGGGTGCTGGATGACGAGGCGCTCGGGCGGCTCGAGGACGTCACCGCCTCGCCCGTCATCTTCCAGGAGCGCGTCCCGGGCGCCGACCTGCGCGTCATGCTGGTGGGGGAGGAGATCGTCTCGTCCGTGGCCATCGAGACGCCCGAGCAGCACCTCGACTTCCGGGCGGACCCCGTCTACAGCGGGGGCGGGGCCTCCTACCGCGAGGTGCCGCTCCCCGCGCCCATCCAGCGCTTCTGCCGGGAGGCCGCGCGCGCGTGCGGCCTCACCTTCGCCGGCATCGACATCAAGCAGCTCGGGGACGACTGGGTGTTCCTGGAGCTCAACAGCTCGCCCATCTACCTGGATGTCGAGCTGAAGCTCGGACACCCCATCAGCCGTGCCATCGCCCGGCGCGTGGTGGAGGGGGCGAGGGCTCAGAAATAG
- the ruvA gene encoding Holliday junction branch migration protein RuvA yields MIAALRGIVQEKSLDEAIIDVGGVGYRVFFSSLTLGRLPPEGESVKVRVRTVVREDAFELFGFLSRAEEELFLLLNSVSHVGPRLALAVLSGMEVPELVAALGRGEVARLTKIHGVGKKTAERLVLELKDKVKTLHLEQVAAQATPAAPVAGHMADLVSALINLGYKQPQAEKAAESASERLGGEAAFQALFREALKVLRTNA; encoded by the coding sequence ATGATCGCGGCACTGCGTGGCATCGTTCAGGAGAAGAGCCTCGACGAGGCCATCATCGACGTGGGTGGAGTGGGGTACCGCGTCTTCTTCTCCTCCCTGACGCTCGGGCGGCTGCCCCCCGAGGGCGAGTCCGTGAAGGTGCGCGTGCGCACCGTGGTGCGCGAGGACGCCTTCGAGCTGTTCGGCTTCCTCTCGCGGGCCGAGGAGGAGCTGTTCCTGCTGCTCAACTCGGTGTCCCACGTGGGCCCGAGGCTCGCGCTGGCGGTGCTCTCCGGCATGGAGGTGCCGGAGCTGGTGGCCGCGCTGGGCCGGGGCGAGGTGGCCCGCCTCACCAAGATTCACGGGGTGGGGAAGAAGACCGCCGAGCGGCTCGTGCTGGAGCTCAAGGACAAGGTGAAGACGCTGCACCTGGAGCAGGTGGCCGCGCAGGCGACGCCGGCGGCGCCCGTGGCCGGGCACATGGCGGACCTGGTCTCCGCGCTCATCAACCTCGGCTACAAGCAGCCCCAGGCGGAGAAGGCCGCGGAGTCCGCCAGCGAGCGGCTCGGGGGCGAGGCCGCCTTCCAGGCCCTCTTCCGCGAGGCCCTCAAGGTGCTGCGCACCAACGCCTGA
- the ruvC gene encoding crossover junction endodeoxyribonuclease RuvC produces the protein MRVLGIDPGSRFMGYGVVEERRGRLIHVGHGVIKVDADAPLELRLKDLHGALMTALKLYRPEAVAVEGVFTFRNARSALVLGHARGVALLAAAQAGLSVHEYPPARVKRAVGAGGAADKDAVARMVCTFLDLEELERSDASDALAVALCHLNHGRLGVAVSGKSKVSKSRRKSAQAQLADRLAPSYRRPEAG, from the coding sequence TTGCGCGTCCTAGGCATCGACCCCGGCAGCCGTTTCATGGGGTATGGCGTGGTGGAGGAGCGGCGCGGCCGGCTGATCCACGTGGGGCATGGTGTCATCAAGGTGGACGCCGACGCCCCCCTGGAGCTGAGGCTCAAGGACCTGCACGGCGCCCTCATGACGGCCCTGAAGCTCTACCGGCCCGAGGCGGTGGCCGTGGAAGGTGTCTTCACCTTCCGCAACGCCCGCAGCGCGCTCGTCCTCGGACACGCGCGCGGGGTGGCCCTGCTGGCCGCCGCCCAGGCAGGACTCTCCGTGCACGAGTACCCGCCCGCCCGCGTGAAGCGCGCGGTGGGCGCGGGCGGCGCCGCCGACAAGGACGCGGTGGCGCGCATGGTGTGCACCTTCCTCGACCTCGAGGAGCTGGAGCGCTCGGACGCCAGCGACGCGCTCGCGGTGGCGCTCTGCCACCTCAACCATGGCCGCCTGGGCGTGGCGGTCTCGGGTAAGAGCAAGGTCTCGAAGTCGCGCCGCAAGTCGGCGCAGGCGCAGCTGGCGGACCGGCTCGCGCCGTCCTACCGGCGACCGGAGGCGGGATGA
- a CDS encoding YebC/PmpR family DNA-binding transcriptional regulator — MSGHNRWSKIKRQKAAMGASKGKLYTKVIKELTVSARLGGGNPDGNARLRVAIAAAREANMPNDTIQRAIKKGTGELEGAAYEEIVYEGYGPGGVAVLVECLTDNRNRSASDVRSMFSKEGGNLGAEGSVNWMFHKKGIITVKPGPSEDQVMEKAIEAGAEDVLNHGDEGFEVRTAPADLHAVAASLEQAGLKLGEQKWTYIPQNTVRLEGDNAKKMLKLMELLEDNDDVQNVHANFEMDDALMESLSA; from the coding sequence ATGTCCGGTCACAACCGATGGTCGAAGATCAAGCGGCAGAAGGCCGCGATGGGTGCGAGCAAGGGCAAGCTCTACACCAAGGTCATCAAGGAGCTCACCGTCTCCGCCAGGTTGGGAGGGGGCAACCCCGACGGTAACGCCCGGCTGCGCGTGGCCATCGCCGCGGCGCGCGAGGCGAACATGCCCAACGACACCATCCAGCGCGCCATCAAGAAGGGCACCGGCGAACTGGAGGGTGCCGCCTACGAGGAGATCGTCTACGAGGGTTATGGCCCCGGTGGCGTGGCCGTGCTCGTGGAGTGCCTCACCGACAACCGCAACCGCTCCGCCAGCGACGTGCGCTCCATGTTCTCCAAGGAGGGCGGCAACCTGGGCGCCGAAGGCTCGGTGAACTGGATGTTCCACAAGAAGGGCATCATCACCGTCAAGCCGGGCCCCTCCGAGGACCAGGTGATGGAGAAGGCCATCGAGGCCGGCGCCGAGGACGTCCTCAACCACGGTGACGAGGGCTTCGAGGTGCGCACCGCTCCGGCCGACCTGCACGCCGTCGCCGCCAGCCTGGAGCAGGCGGGTCTGAAGCTGGGCGAGCAGAAGTGGACGTACATTCCCCAGAACACCGTCAGGCTCGAGGGCGACAACGCCAAGAAGATGCTCAAGCTGATGGAGCTGCTCGAGGACAACGACGACGTGCAGAACGTGCACGCCAACTTCGAGATGGACGACGCGTTGATGGAGTCGCTCTCGGCGTAG
- a CDS encoding response regulator → MVASSHRATVLEPAASSASADVSPRRRSTRFRPRVLLVQSDKDARSSLALGLVSAGLEVLAAPSVEDILGELAPGCPLPHLVIAQVEPSGDGLDGFALCEKLRADARTEHLPVYLLSRHEEPHHRELADAVRADDYLLQPLPPEVVVSLARLKAGRSTSSPVYEAHTARLSLAQVVHALLCGTRAGRVELRDNEGWLSFRQGHLVDASFAGERGLTALRRLLFFGSGAYAVSFGDVPAEGKPLVNLKIYASLLLPAAERFSALCSLGIPLSARLMVDFKRLADMLKSLPDDLGQVIRLFDGQRTVHTAILECSLPEVTTLEAVTCLYAQGVLVPANLIAEREPPPLVIPPFFEPVLDPEEEEPFSEAFESTGPSQAA, encoded by the coding sequence ATGGTCGCCAGTTCACACCGCGCCACCGTCCTCGAGCCCGCAGCCTCGTCCGCCTCCGCCGACGTCAGCCCCCGGCGGCGCTCCACCCGTTTCCGCCCTCGCGTCCTGCTCGTCCAGTCCGACAAGGACGCGCGCTCCTCCCTCGCCCTGGGGCTCGTGAGCGCCGGTTTAGAGGTGCTCGCCGCTCCCTCCGTCGAGGACATCCTCGGCGAGCTGGCTCCGGGCTGCCCCCTGCCGCACCTCGTCATCGCCCAGGTCGAGCCCTCCGGCGACGGTCTCGATGGTTTCGCCTTGTGCGAGAAGCTCCGCGCCGACGCCCGCACCGAGCACCTCCCGGTCTATCTGCTCTCCCGTCACGAGGAGCCCCACCACCGCGAGCTCGCCGACGCCGTGCGCGCCGATGACTATCTCCTCCAGCCCTTGCCCCCGGAGGTGGTGGTGTCGCTCGCCCGTCTCAAGGCCGGCCGCAGCACCTCCAGTCCCGTCTACGAGGCCCATACCGCCCGCCTGTCCCTCGCCCAGGTCGTCCACGCGCTCCTGTGCGGCACCCGCGCTGGCCGCGTCGAGCTGCGTGACAACGAGGGCTGGCTCTCCTTCCGCCAGGGCCACCTGGTCGATGCTTCCTTCGCGGGCGAGCGCGGTCTCACCGCCCTGCGCCGCCTGCTCTTCTTCGGCTCGGGCGCCTACGCCGTGTCCTTCGGTGACGTGCCCGCCGAGGGCAAGCCGCTCGTCAACCTGAAGATCTACGCCTCGCTGCTGCTGCCGGCCGCCGAGCGTTTCTCCGCCCTGTGCTCCCTCGGCATCCCCCTGTCCGCCCGCCTCATGGTGGACTTCAAGCGGCTGGCCGACATGCTCAAGTCCCTGCCCGATGACCTGGGCCAGGTCATCCGTCTCTTCGACGGCCAGCGCACCGTGCACACCGCCATCCTGGAGTGCAGCCTGCCCGAGGTGACCACCCTCGAGGCGGTGACGTGCCTGTACGCCCAGGGCGTGCTGGTCCCGGCCAACCTCATCGCCGAGCGCGAGCCTCCGCCGCTCGTCATCCCGCCCTTCTTCGAGCCGGTGTTGGATCCGGAGGAGGAGGAGCCCTTCTCCGAGGCCTTCGAGTCCACGGGGCCCTCCCAGGCGGCCTGA
- the rtcA gene encoding RNA 3'-terminal phosphate cyclase, protein MIRIDGSKGEGGGQVLRTSLALSLVTGTPFQMVNIRAGRSKPGLLRQHLTAVKAAEAVGEAEVTGAELHSKELTFRPRTVKPGDYHFAVGTAGSATLVLQTVLPALLSASGPSTLVLEGGTHNPAAPPFDFLAKSYLPLVRRMGPEVEAALERPGFFPAGGGKFSVSVLPAPLKPLHLPERGQVVRRQATAMIAQVPYDVAKRELEAVGRKLGWYPDERRVEELKRSVGPGNVVSLEVESEHVTEVFTAFGERGVRAEDVAESAAEEARVYLESGVPVGEHLCDQLMLLLALARGGSFRTLPLDGHARTQIETFVHFLDVKVEVEQLSTHAFEVRVD, encoded by the coding sequence ATGATTCGCATCGATGGTTCGAAGGGGGAGGGCGGAGGACAGGTGCTGCGGACGTCGCTGGCGCTGTCGCTGGTAACGGGGACGCCCTTCCAGATGGTGAACATCCGAGCGGGACGCTCGAAGCCGGGGCTGCTGCGCCAGCACCTGACGGCGGTGAAGGCGGCGGAGGCGGTGGGGGAGGCGGAGGTCACGGGAGCGGAACTGCACTCGAAGGAGCTGACCTTCCGGCCTCGGACGGTGAAACCCGGGGACTACCACTTCGCGGTGGGAACGGCGGGGAGCGCGACGCTCGTGCTGCAGACGGTGCTGCCGGCGCTGCTGAGCGCGAGCGGCCCGTCGACGCTGGTGCTCGAGGGGGGAACGCACAACCCGGCGGCGCCGCCGTTCGACTTCCTGGCGAAGTCGTACCTGCCGCTCGTGCGGCGGATGGGGCCGGAGGTGGAGGCCGCGCTGGAGCGGCCCGGGTTCTTCCCGGCCGGGGGAGGGAAGTTCAGCGTGAGCGTGCTGCCCGCGCCGCTGAAGCCCCTGCACCTGCCCGAGCGGGGGCAGGTGGTGCGTCGGCAGGCCACGGCGATGATCGCGCAGGTGCCGTACGACGTGGCCAAGAGGGAACTGGAGGCCGTGGGGCGGAAGCTCGGGTGGTACCCGGATGAGCGGCGGGTCGAGGAGCTGAAGCGCTCGGTGGGGCCGGGGAACGTGGTGAGCCTGGAGGTCGAGAGCGAGCACGTCACCGAGGTGTTCACCGCGTTCGGGGAGCGGGGCGTGCGCGCGGAGGACGTGGCGGAGTCCGCGGCGGAGGAGGCACGGGTCTATCTGGAGTCCGGTGTGCCCGTGGGCGAGCACCTGTGTGATCAGCTCATGCTGCTGCTGGCGCTGGCTCGGGGAGGCTCGTTCCGGACCCTGCCGCTCGATGGGCATGCGCGGACGCAAATTGAGACGTTCGTGCACTTCCTGGATGTGAAGGTTGAAGTGGAGCAGCTCTCGACTCATGCGTTCGAAGTGCGAGTGGATTGA